ATTGACGGAGATTTTTCTGGGAACCACTGCAAAATACCTGGCAGCCCACCGTTTCTACGAGAAAAATGGTTTTGTGCAAATTGAACCAGATGCCCTGCCTGCAGCTTTCCCCCGCATGCAGGTGGACACCCGGTTCTACCAGATCAGGGTCTGATCAGTACATCTTGTAAGGCAAAAATTTCCCATTCAGAACGATTTTGACCCTGTCTCCTCTGGGGTCTTCTTCTCTGGAAATGTCCATGGAGAAGTCAATGGCGCTCATGATGCCATCGCCAAACTCCTCGTGAATCAGGGTTTTGATGGTGGTGCCATACACCTGAATCAGTTCATAAAAACGGTAGATCAGAGGGTCTGTGGGCACAGCAGAGGGCAGCGATCCTCTGTAGGGAACGGTTTGCAGGGTCTGGATGGCTTCTTCTGGCAGTTGCAACACTGCACCCACCTTTTCGGCCTGTTCCTTGGTGAGGGTCATCTGACCCAGCAAGGCTGCAGTGCTCCACTCTTTGCTCTGACCGATGGTTTCTGCCAGTGCAGTCCAGCTGAGGTTCTCTCGGGCCTTGGCATTCAGGATCATCTGGGTGACTTCATCTCGGGTCATGTTCCCTCCCTATGGCTGGACAGTCTAGCAAAAAATTGTATTTTTATACAGAGCAAATGAAATGCTTTTCCGGTCAAGTTTGGGAAAAAGCCAGAAAAAAGCAGGTGAATGCTGCAAAAGACATCCACCCATCGGAACATTTATACATCTGCTTGTTTCAATTCACCTGTCCACCAGAACATGCCCCTGGCCTTGCAAAGTGAGGGTGTGGGTGGCCACCTTTTCCACCAGGCGCTGGTCGTGGCTGGCAAAAACCATGCCGCCTCCAAAAGCCAGCAGGAAGTCTTCCAGGGCTTCAATGCTCTGAATGTCCAGGTGGTTGGTGGGCTCATCCAGCAGCAACAGGTGGGCATCCGTGACGCTCAGGCAGGCCAGTGACAGACGGGTTCTTTCTCCTCCAGACAGGCCAGCAATTTCCATTCTGGGGTCTCTGGGCAGATCCAGGTGACCCAGAATGTTGTACACCTCTGCCAGTTTCAGTTTTGGGTTGCTGTACAGCAGTGCGTCCAGCATGGTCTTGTGTTGTTGCAACTCCTCGTGGTGTTGACCACAGAAATACACCTTCACATGGCTTCCGATCAGAACCGCAGGGTTGCTGGACTGCAGGGCTTTTAACAAGGTGCTCTTGCCGCTGCCGTTCTCTCCCAGCAGGGCCACCCGCATCCCTTTTTTCAGGGTGAGGTGGATGTTGTGGGTGCAGAAGGTGTCCAGTCCTTCCAGACGCACCAGATCGTTGGGGTACTGGGTGGGCAGGGATTCTGGAATGACCAGTTGCTGGCGGTCCTGGTAGGGCTTGTCAGGCATCTGTTCCCGCAGGCGCTCCACCCGCCTTTCCATGGCCCTGGCCTGTTTGTCGGCCTGGTTGCCTGCATACTCGGCCTTGTTTTTGGCCATGATCAGCGCCTGATTCCCCGCCCGCTTGTGGTTGAAGGTGTTGCTGGAACGGGCAGAGCTTTTCAGGGCCTGCACCTCCTGCGTCAGGGCGTCCACCTTGCGGCTCTGGGCCTGGTGGTCTCGCATCTGGGCGGTTTCCAGTTCCTGTTTCTGCTGCATGGCTTTTGAGTAACCTCCGGCAAATGCTGTCAGGTGGCCCCTTTCCAGCACCAGGGTGCGGGTCGCCACCTGGTCCATGAATGCCCGGTCATGGGAGGCGAGCACCATGGTGGCAGAACTGTCCCGGATCCACTGCACCAGGGTTTTCTTGCCCTGCACGTCCAGGTGGTTGGTGGGTTCGTCCAGCAGGTAGATGTCTGCGTTCTCCAGCATCACCCTGGCCAGCATCACCCGCCTGAGTTGACCTCCAGACAACTGGCTGAGCAGTTGCCGTTCTGGCAACCCCAGTTCAGAGAGCAGTTGCTCCATGCGCTGGCTGAAATCCCAGCCGCCCAGTTCCCGGAAAACCTCCTCTGCTTTTGCGTACAGACTGAGGTTTTCTTCGGTGGGGTCAGCCAGCAGGCTTTCTGCTGCTTCCAGGTGTTCCCTGGCCTGCCTGAGGGCAGGAGGGGTCAGGTGATCGGTGAGGGTGATGTGCAGGTCGGGCGGGAGTTGCTGCACAACAGCAACTTTTCCCATGGTCTGCACGGTTCCAGCATCCGGGGTGAGTTCCCCTGCAATGAGTTTCAAGAGGGTGCTCTTGCCACTGCCGTTTTTTCCAACCAGAGCAACTTTCTGGTGGGGGTCTATTTCCATCTGGACTGCGTCCAGCACTTTTTTCAGTCCCACAAAATGGGACAACGTCATCACATGAATTGACATGGCAGCTCCTTTCAAAATTTGAAATTGGAAGGGTCACTGCTGTCTCATGTCACGTCCTTTAAATGAATGGAGGAAAACCGACCTCAGGAAACCTGATCGGGTCAGTTCTCAAGGTAACAAAGTTGGCTGCAGATTGCAGTAGCAACAAAGGCTTACCTTCATTCCAGAATGGGATGGGCTTTCAGAAACTCCAGCAGCCGGTCCTCCTGCAGCGGTCTGGCCATCAGGAAGCCCTGCACCCCATCGCAGTTGAGTTTGCGGAGCCAGTCGTGCTGGGTTTTCTCCTCCACACCCTCTGCCACCACCATCAGGCCAAGACTGTGTCCCAGAGCGATCACGGCTCGGGTCACGGCCTGTCCACGCTGGTCTGCCACCAGGTTCTGCATGAAAGAGCGGTCCACCTTCAGGCGATCCAGCGGCAGACGCTGCAGGTAAGTGAGGCTGGAGTATCCGGTGCCAAAGTCATCCAGAGACACCGTCACGCCCAGATCGCTGAGTTCTCCCAGCAGGTCAATGGCCGAATCCAGGTTGCTCATCAGGAGGCTTTCGGTGACTTCCAGATCGAGGTACTGGGGCTCCATGCCGGTTTCCTTCAGGGTCTGGGCCACCGCGTCTACCAGGGCACGGCTGCGAAAATGGATGTCGCTGAGGTTCACCGAGACCGGCAAATTGCCGATTCCCTGCTGCAACATGCGCTGGTTCATGGAGCAGGCTTCTCTCAGCACCCAGCAGGTGATGTCTTCAATGATGCCCATTTCTTCGGCAATGGGAATGAAGCGGGTGGGAGGCACCTCTCCCAGTTCGGGCGAGTTCCAGCGCAGGAGGGCTTCCACGCCCATCACCCGTTCGGTTTGCAAATCCATGATGGGCTGGTAATGCAGCCTCAGTTCCCGTCTGGACAGCACAGAACGCAGGGCCGTTTCGATGCGCAGTCGGTCCATGGCCCTGAGGCGCATGTCCTCGGTGAAAAAAGAAAACTGGTTTCGCCCTGAACGTTTGGCATGGTAGAGCGCAGTGTCTGCGTGTTTTCTGAGCAGGTCAAAATTGAAAGCATCTTCCGGGTACAGGCTGATCCCGATGGAGTGCGCAGCAATCAGTTCATGCCCATCGATGTGGAACGGCTGAATGGAATCGCTGAGCAGGCGACTTGCCACCTCGGTGGCTTCCTGGTGGGAGGTTTCCGGGATCACCACGATGAATTCGTCTCCGCTCTGGCGGGCCACCAGGCCTTTTTCAGGCAGGCTTTGTCGGATGCGTTCTGCCACCTGAATCAAAAGCCTGTCTCCAGCAGAATGCCCAAGCGAGTCGTTGACGTTTTTGAAGTTGTCCATGTCCATGTACAGGAAGGCCAGCTGGGTGTTTTGCTGGTCCGCTTTCCTGAGCAGTTCCACCACAGTGTTCTCGATGGAAACCCGATTTGGAAGTCCGGTCAGGGCATCAAAGAACGCCAGCCTGCGGATGCGGGCTTCTGAGGCCTCACGTTCCAGCACAATGCGCACCAGATCCACGCAGGTGTCGATCATGCGGCGCTGGAAGGCACTGGGGGCTTTGGGTTGCCGGTAATACAGGGCAAAAGTGGCCAGCACGGTACCATTGCGGTCCAGCACCGGATTCGACCAGCAGGAGCGCAAGTGGTGGGATCTGGCCAGATCCCGGTAATGCTCCCACAGCGGATCGGTTTCGATGTCTACCACGATCACGGTGCGCCCCAGGTAAGCCGCAGTTCCACAGGAACCCGCCTGGGGTCCGGCCTTCAGGCCATCCACCTGCTCGATGAAGCTTTCAGGCAAACTGGGAGAGGCCAGATGCCAGAGGATGTGGGTGAGGGGATCGTGGTGCAGCACCGAGCACAATGCTCCCGGATTGATGTCCTCGATCATGGAGCACAGGCCGCTCAGAATTTCACGGGTGTTCTCAGAGCGGGCAGTCAGGTACAGGATGTGTTGCTGCACGGCATTGAGCTGTTCAATCTGCTTGCGTTCGGTGGTGTCCCGCACAATGGCCAGCACCTTCTGGTGGGTGTAAGGCACAAAACGGGCCTCAAAGTAACGCCGCTCTGAATACTGGTCCAGCGCGTATTCCAGCACTTCGGGTTCAGCGTAGGTCTGCACCGTCTGGATGGCCTCCATGTACAGGTGGGCGAGGTGCTGGGGGAACACCTCTGCGGGTGTGAGGCCCAGAAAGTTGTGGGGCAGCCCATGCAAATCCCGCTCATCCTGCAGGCTGTAATCAATGAAGCGCCCTTCCGGGTCAATCACCAGCATCAGGTCTGGCAGGGCCCGCAACACGGCCTTGGTGCGCAGTTCAGTGTCCTTGATGCGCTGGGCAGCCTGGGCATTCCAGGCCTCTTCCTGCTCCAGGCGGTTTTGCTGCTGGGCCACCTTCAATTCCAGTTCGGCATTGAGGTCGCGGAATTTGCGCTCCGAATCCTTGCGCTGGGTGATGTCCTGGGCGGTCAGCAGCACCCGGGAAACCCCGGCACTTTCATCCCGGATGGGGGCAAAAGCAAACTCAAACCAGCGGGGTTTCGGCCCCTCAATTTTGGCCTCGGTGATGCTGATTTGCCCGTCCAGCGCTTTCTGGAAATGCTTGAGAAAAGCCGCATTGAGGTGTTCTGGCACGCAGGAGAACAAATCTTTTCCCAGTTCCAGGGGCGTGGATGAAAGCATGGCCAGGGCCTGCTGGGCAAAATGGTTGAACACCAGCGGACGGCGGTAAGCGTCCAGCAGCACAAAAGCCTGCTGGGTGTGTTCCACCACAGCCTTGAGGTTGGCCTCGGAATGGACCAGGGCCATCTGGGTGTCTTTGACGGGCTGGATGTCCTGCACCACCGCAATGACTGCCCCCTGGTCTTCCAGGGACATTTTCAGGTTGTACACCGACAGTGCGCCCCACACCACCCGGCCATCTTTGCGCACATAGCGTTTTTCAATGGTGAAGTGGTCCAGTTCCCCAGACATCAGGGCTTCATAGAGGCCAGCATTTTCGGGAACGCTGGAAGGGTGGGAGACCTCTTTCCAGTGCTTGCCTTTCAGTTCGTGCTCTTCGTAGCCCAGAAAGGTGCAGAAGCGCTGGTTGGCCCGCACCAGTTTTTGCTGGTGGTCCAGCACCACAATGCCCAGAGCAGACTGGGAGAAGTTGAGTTCCAGAAAGCGTGCAGCACCCTCAAGTTCGCCGACCCGGTTGCGCAGCAGATCGATTTCCTGCCGGGAATCCTTGAATTGCTCTTTCATCTGTTGACCTCAACCCACCCTTTCAAATCCCTGCCTCCAGATCGCACAGTTCCGTTCACATGCTGAAAACCCCATGCTGAACCCTCATGTCAAAGCAGTGTGATGCCTGAGCCATCCCAACAAGCCCATCCAGCCAGGTCAGCACAACAAATCAGCAAAAGCGCCTTACTTTAACAGTTTAGAAGATCCGTCTAACCGAATTCTCACCGAATTTTGACTGCGTTCAAAAGTGATACAACCAAAACCTCCCTGCTTTGCGAAGCAGGGAGGTCTGCACACAGACCCTCAGCCAAAGTAGGTCAAAACGTCCATCAGCACCCTGGGATAATCGTCGGGTTTGAGGCCTTTCTTCTCGATTTTCACACTGGGTGGAAACTGGGCCACCTCGGTCCTGTGCGGGAATTTTTTCAGGGAAGCGGCATCAAAATCCAGCCCCTTGTAACTGAAGCTCACCACCAGATGGGTGAAGTTCTCTGCAATGCTCAGCACCCGCTTGTTGAGGGCAATGATGCGCAATTTGGCAAGGTCCAGGAAGTGCTGCACCTCGATGGGGGGCACCCCGAAACGTTTGCGGAAGTCCTTCTCCACCCGGGAAATGGCAGGCAAAGTGGTTGCCTCCGAGAGCAGACCATAGGCCTGAATGCGGGCCGCTTCATCTCCGAAATATTCTGCGGTCAGGCGGGCATTGATGGGCAAATCAATGCTGATCTGGGTGGGTTCAGGCAGCACCTCGCCTTTGAGTTTCGAGACCGCCTCTGCCAGCAGTTCGGTGTACACCTCGATGGACACCGCCTGAATCTGACCGTGCTGCTCGCTGCCCAGGATGTTTCCCACCCCACGGATTTCCATGTCTTTTTCGGCCAGACGGTGCCCGGACCCCAGGTCCTGCAAATCCGCAATGGCCCACAACCTGCGG
This window of the Deinococcus roseus genome carries:
- the cynS gene encoding cyanase — protein: MTRDEVTQMILNAKARENLSWTALAETIGQSKEWSTAALLGQMTLTKEQAEKVGAVLQLPEEAIQTLQTVPYRGSLPSAVPTDPLIYRFYELIQVYGTTIKTLIHEEFGDGIMSAIDFSMDISREEDPRGDRVKIVLNGKFLPYKMY
- a CDS encoding EAL domain-containing protein, translated to MKEQFKDSRQEIDLLRNRVGELEGAARFLELNFSQSALGIVVLDHQQKLVRANQRFCTFLGYEEHELKGKHWKEVSHPSSVPENAGLYEALMSGELDHFTIEKRYVRKDGRVVWGALSVYNLKMSLEDQGAVIAVVQDIQPVKDTQMALVHSEANLKAVVEHTQQAFVLLDAYRRPLVFNHFAQQALAMLSSTPLELGKDLFSCVPEHLNAAFLKHFQKALDGQISITEAKIEGPKPRWFEFAFAPIRDESAGVSRVLLTAQDITQRKDSERKFRDLNAELELKVAQQQNRLEQEEAWNAQAAQRIKDTELRTKAVLRALPDLMLVIDPEGRFIDYSLQDERDLHGLPHNFLGLTPAEVFPQHLAHLYMEAIQTVQTYAEPEVLEYALDQYSERRYFEARFVPYTHQKVLAIVRDTTERKQIEQLNAVQQHILYLTARSENTREILSGLCSMIEDINPGALCSVLHHDPLTHILWHLASPSLPESFIEQVDGLKAGPQAGSCGTAAYLGRTVIVVDIETDPLWEHYRDLARSHHLRSCWSNPVLDRNGTVLATFALYYRQPKAPSAFQRRMIDTCVDLVRIVLEREASEARIRRLAFFDALTGLPNRVSIENTVVELLRKADQQNTQLAFLYMDMDNFKNVNDSLGHSAGDRLLIQVAERIRQSLPEKGLVARQSGDEFIVVIPETSHQEATEVASRLLSDSIQPFHIDGHELIAAHSIGISLYPEDAFNFDLLRKHADTALYHAKRSGRNQFSFFTEDMRLRAMDRLRIETALRSVLSRRELRLHYQPIMDLQTERVMGVEALLRWNSPELGEVPPTRFIPIAEEMGIIEDITCWVLREACSMNQRMLQQGIGNLPVSVNLSDIHFRSRALVDAVAQTLKETGMEPQYLDLEVTESLLMSNLDSAIDLLGELSDLGVTVSLDDFGTGYSSLTYLQRLPLDRLKVDRSFMQNLVADQRGQAVTRAVIALGHSLGLMVVAEGVEEKTQHDWLRKLNCDGVQGFLMARPLQEDRLLEFLKAHPILE
- a CDS encoding ABC-F family ATP-binding cassette domain-containing protein → MSIHVMTLSHFVGLKKVLDAVQMEIDPHQKVALVGKNGSGKSTLLKLIAGELTPDAGTVQTMGKVAVVQQLPPDLHITLTDHLTPPALRQAREHLEAAESLLADPTEENLSLYAKAEEVFRELGGWDFSQRMEQLLSELGLPERQLLSQLSGGQLRRVMLARVMLENADIYLLDEPTNHLDVQGKKTLVQWIRDSSATMVLASHDRAFMDQVATRTLVLERGHLTAFAGGYSKAMQQKQELETAQMRDHQAQSRKVDALTQEVQALKSSARSSNTFNHKRAGNQALIMAKNKAEYAGNQADKQARAMERRVERLREQMPDKPYQDRQQLVIPESLPTQYPNDLVRLEGLDTFCTHNIHLTLKKGMRVALLGENGSGKSTLLKALQSSNPAVLIGSHVKVYFCGQHHEELQQHKTMLDALLYSNPKLKLAEVYNILGHLDLPRDPRMEIAGLSGGERTRLSLACLSVTDAHLLLLDEPTNHLDIQSIEALEDFLLAFGGGMVFASHDQRLVEKVATHTLTLQGQGHVLVDR